One stretch of Nitrosococcus watsonii C-113 DNA includes these proteins:
- a CDS encoding type II toxin-antitoxin system RelE family toxin, with the protein MMWRVEYTKRFLKELASLPNPVQQRVERIVFQALKSTHPFEWGYLEKMMGYPNKYKIRVGPYRIGITVNKQAHTILCQRIAHRKDIYKVFP; encoded by the coding sequence ATGATGTGGAGGGTTGAATACACCAAGCGTTTCTTAAAAGAACTCGCCTCCTTACCAAACCCTGTTCAACAACGGGTAGAGAGAATTGTTTTTCAAGCACTGAAGTCCACCCACCCTTTCGAATGGGGATACCTTGAAAAAATGATGGGCTATCCAAATAAGTACAAAATTCGCGTGGGTCCTTATCGGATCGGGATTACAGTGAATAAGCAAGCTCACACGATCCTTTGCCAGCGTATTGCGCATCGGAAAGATATTTATAAGGTTTTTCCTTGA
- the groES gene encoding co-chaperone GroES: protein MKIRPLHDRVIVRRMEEEKTSSGGIVIPDTAAEKPIRGEVVAVGNGKILESGEVRALDVKVGDKVLFGKYSGTDVKVESEELLVMREDDIMAVLEG, encoded by the coding sequence ATGAAGATTCGTCCACTTCATGATCGCGTTATCGTCCGTCGTATGGAGGAAGAGAAAACTTCCTCTGGCGGTATTGTGATTCCAGATACAGCGGCTGAGAAGCCGATTCGTGGTGAAGTCGTTGCCGTTGGCAATGGCAAAATTCTTGAAAGTGGAGAAGTGCGCGCCCTTGACGTGAAAGTAGGGGATAAGGTGCTTTTTGGCAAATATTCTGGCACTGATGTGAAGGTCGAGAGCGAAGAACTGCTGGTGATGCGTGAAGACGATATCATGGCGGTGCTCGAAGGTTAA
- a CDS encoding class I SAM-dependent methyltransferase — translation MGDSSREVAPKTQGAVLKWQAPIYDLECALVGLRKKFRRETLRHAHLSPGEQILDVGCGTGVLTQWAAEKISSSGRAIGIDPSIPMIALARKKAARAHSQAEFKLGVVERLPFESGHFDGVLSSLMLHHLPAELKRQGLGEIHRVLKPGGRLLAVDFDRPGHPLWWLGVWPQLFMPALVAHIRGEIPNYLRAAGFRQVQAVGRWFSLLTFWEARK, via the coding sequence ATGGGGGATTCAAGCCGGGAAGTGGCCCCTAAAACCCAGGGAGCCGTGCTCAAGTGGCAGGCGCCCATTTATGATTTGGAGTGTGCTTTAGTTGGTTTGAGGAAGAAATTCCGGCGGGAGACTTTACGCCATGCCCACTTAAGCCCCGGCGAGCAAATTCTGGATGTAGGGTGCGGGACCGGCGTGTTGACGCAATGGGCGGCGGAGAAGATCAGCTCCTCGGGGAGGGCGATAGGCATTGATCCTTCTATTCCCATGATTGCCTTGGCCAGGAAAAAGGCGGCCCGCGCCCACAGTCAAGCGGAGTTCAAGCTGGGCGTTGTGGAGCGCCTTCCTTTTGAGAGCGGGCATTTTGATGGGGTGCTGTCCAGCTTAATGCTGCACCATTTGCCGGCGGAATTGAAACGGCAGGGATTAGGGGAAATCCATCGCGTGCTCAAGCCCGGTGGACGGCTGCTGGCGGTGGATTTTGACCGACCGGGTCACCCCCTATGGTGGCTGGGAGTATGGCCCCAATTATTCATGCCTGCCCTCGTTGCCCATATTCGCGGGGAAATTCCGAATTACCTGCGCGCGGCGGGTTTTCGTCAGGTGCAGGCGGTAGGGCGGTGGTTCAGCCTACTGACATTTTGGGAGGCCAGAAAATGA
- a CDS encoding FxsA family protein produces MFRLLFVFLLTFPLIEIYLLIRVGSAVGAGWTVFLCIVTAVVGAALLRQQGFSTVSRVQASIARGQVPALEMLEGALLLVCGMFLLTPGFFTDTLGFLGLIPPVRRAFLLWVARRALQRDGVEVTLYRQGQGPEDSDHRQRPRIIDGQAKREDE; encoded by the coding sequence ATGTTTCGCTTACTTTTTGTTTTTCTCCTTACCTTTCCTCTAATTGAGATCTACCTGCTGATCCGTGTTGGCAGTGCCGTGGGTGCTGGCTGGACCGTGTTCTTATGCATAGTCACGGCGGTGGTGGGGGCGGCTTTATTGCGCCAGCAAGGATTTTCTACCGTAAGCCGAGTTCAGGCCAGTATAGCCCGTGGCCAAGTGCCGGCGCTAGAGATGCTGGAAGGAGCATTGTTGCTGGTCTGCGGCATGTTTTTACTGACCCCTGGTTTTTTTACTGATACCTTAGGATTCTTGGGGCTTATTCCTCCTGTCCGCCGGGCCTTTCTGTTATGGGTTGCAAGGCGCGCCCTGCAACGCGATGGCGTTGAAGTCACCCTATACCGCCAGGGCCAGGGGCCGGAAGATTCTGACCATCGCCAGCGTCCTCGTATTATTGACGGCCAAGCTAAACGGGAAGACGAATAA
- a CDS encoding DUF1523 family protein, which yields MNAFKKTAAAIVSILILGALVALISYQWPRTATFKIVDTEVKRIDGGDQYRITAIRQEDDKRMVFRNEDAWYRFKFDSADIQGDAALAEKNDFMVEMTYYGWRSNLLSWFWNVSDLDVLREKAPTPVPQK from the coding sequence GTGAACGCATTCAAAAAAACCGCCGCTGCTATTGTCAGCATACTGATATTAGGCGCGCTCGTGGCACTCATCAGCTATCAATGGCCCAGGACGGCAACCTTTAAAATTGTAGATACCGAAGTCAAGCGCATCGATGGCGGGGATCAGTACCGTATCACAGCCATTCGCCAAGAAGATGACAAACGGATGGTGTTCCGCAACGAAGACGCCTGGTATCGGTTTAAATTTGATAGCGCCGACATCCAGGGCGATGCCGCCCTTGCGGAAAAGAATGATTTTATGGTGGAAATGACCTATTATGGCTGGCGTAGCAATCTCCTGTCATGGTTCTGGAATGTGAGCGATCTTGATGTTCTGCGAGAAAAAGCGCCAACCCCAGTGCCCCAAAAATAG